The Deinococcus seoulensis genome has a segment encoding these proteins:
- a CDS encoding ABC transporter permease — translation MTPPTAPPTAAPAARTGLKLPNLSTLGPLIALLVACIFFATQSDRFLTLGTFSLILQQASFIGVIAIAQTLIILTAGIDLSCGMIMALASMVIGKLAVEQGVPIPLAILAGFAVGAFVGWLNGLLITKWKLPPFIVTLGMYSIVFAAVKIYSKATSVPMPADGLTFLAQRFTVFGTPFTYGSLLMVALFFATWLYLNFTAPGRHIYALGNNPEAVRLSGIPQNRLLLSVYTFAGVLYGVAALLLLERIGGASPEAGTTENLESITAVVIGGTSLFGGRGNVMGTLIGVLIVGVFRSGLTFMGLDSVYQNLITGILIILAVATDQFSRRKA, via the coding sequence ATGACGCCACCCACTGCGCCACCCACCGCCGCGCCCGCCGCCCGCACCGGGCTGAAGCTCCCGAACCTCAGCACCCTGGGGCCACTGATCGCCCTGCTGGTCGCGTGCATCTTCTTCGCCACGCAGTCCGACCGCTTCCTCACGCTGGGTACCTTCTCCCTGATCCTGCAACAGGCGTCGTTCATCGGCGTGATCGCCATCGCGCAGACCCTGATCATCCTGACCGCCGGGATCGACCTGAGCTGCGGCATGATCATGGCACTTGCCAGCATGGTGATCGGCAAACTGGCCGTCGAGCAGGGTGTGCCCATTCCGCTGGCGATCCTGGCGGGCTTCGCGGTCGGCGCGTTCGTCGGCTGGCTGAACGGCCTGCTGATCACGAAATGGAAGTTGCCGCCGTTCATCGTGACGCTCGGTATGTACTCCATCGTGTTCGCGGCCGTGAAGATCTACTCGAAGGCCACCAGCGTCCCCATGCCCGCCGACGGCCTGACCTTCCTCGCGCAGCGGTTCACGGTGTTCGGCACGCCGTTCACGTACGGCAGCCTGCTGATGGTCGCGCTGTTCTTCGCCACGTGGCTGTACCTGAACTTCACCGCGCCGGGCCGGCACATCTACGCGCTGGGCAACAACCCCGAAGCGGTGCGCCTGAGCGGCATTCCCCAGAACCGCCTGCTGCTCAGCGTGTACACCTTCGCCGGGGTGCTGTACGGCGTGGCGGCCCTGCTGCTGCTCGAACGCATCGGCGGCGCGTCCCCGGAGGCCGGCACCACCGAGAACCTGGAGAGCATCACGGCCGTCGTGATCGGTGGCACCAGCCTGTTCGGCGGGCGCGGCAACGTGATGGGCACATTGATCGGCGTGCTGATCGTCGGCGTGTTCCGCTCGGGCTTGACCTTCATGGGCCTGGACAGCGTGTACCAGAACCTGATCACCGGCATCCTGATCATCCTGGCGGTCGCCACCGACCAGTTCTCCCGGAGGAAAGCATGA
- a CDS encoding xylulokinase yields the protein MSWPTEPPPAHPARPADQPDVVLALDLGTGSLKAALITAGGDTLRRAAHPYPAHSPHPGWSESHPDDWWTAAQRAAQDVLRGTDPARVRAVSLSGQMHGVTLTAPTGEALRPAVLWSDTRSAPHLTAYRALPEDLRRDLRNPPVTGFAGPTLLWLAAHEPTTLAAARWALQPKDWLRLHLTGEAATDPSDASGTLLFDPHRQDWHADLLGRLGLPAALLPPIRPSGSVAGFLRTTPARALGLPPGLPVLTGAADTAAALHAADLAPGEAQLTVGTGAQLALSRADLPEPHGALHAFRDATQGWYLLAAVQNAGNVLEWVRRTLRLSWPDMYLGAQQTDGQPAPLFLPYLTGDRTPHLDPHARAGWLGLSADHDPGHLAYAAFEGVALSIAQAAELLRLPHAQPLRLAGGGTVDPWWQQLLADALNRPLHVTNVPDASLRGAARLAWTGLGVPWTAPAPTVTAVITPQAQRIPPARRAGFRSAYQVLKHSG from the coding sequence ATGTCCTGGCCCACTGAGCCCCCACCCGCCCACCCCGCACGTCCGGCCGACCAGCCGGACGTGGTGCTGGCCCTGGACCTCGGCACCGGCAGCCTGAAAGCGGCGCTGATCACGGCGGGCGGCGACACCCTGCGCCGCGCCGCGCACCCCTACCCCGCGCACAGCCCCCACCCCGGCTGGTCCGAGAGCCACCCGGACGACTGGTGGACGGCCGCGCAGCGCGCCGCGCAGGACGTGCTGCGCGGCACCGACCCGGCGCGCGTGCGGGCCGTGAGCCTGTCCGGGCAGATGCACGGCGTGACCCTGACCGCTCCCACCGGCGAGGCCCTGCGCCCCGCCGTGCTGTGGTCCGACACGCGCAGCGCCCCGCACCTCACGGCCTACCGGGCGCTGCCGGAAGACCTGCGCCGCGACCTGCGTAACCCGCCCGTCACGGGCTTCGCCGGTCCCACCCTGTTGTGGCTGGCCGCGCACGAACCCACCACCCTGGCCGCCGCCCGCTGGGCGCTGCAACCCAAGGACTGGCTGCGCCTGCACCTGACCGGCGAGGCCGCCACCGACCCCTCGGACGCCTCGGGTACGCTGCTGTTCGACCCGCACCGGCAGGACTGGCACGCCGACCTGCTGGGCCGCCTGGGCCTCCCGGCCGCGCTGCTGCCCCCCATCCGGCCGTCCGGCAGCGTCGCCGGATTCCTGCGCACTACACCTGCCCGCGCGCTGGGCCTCCCGCCGGGCCTGCCCGTCCTGACCGGCGCGGCCGACACCGCCGCCGCCCTGCACGCCGCCGACCTCGCGCCCGGCGAGGCGCAACTGACCGTCGGGACCGGCGCGCAACTCGCGCTGAGCCGCGCCGACCTGCCCGAACCACACGGCGCGCTGCACGCCTTCCGGGACGCCACGCAGGGCTGGTACCTGCTGGCCGCCGTGCAGAACGCCGGGAACGTGCTGGAATGGGTCCGCCGCACCCTGCGCCTCTCCTGGCCGGACATGTACCTCGGCGCGCAGCAGACCGACGGGCAGCCCGCGCCGCTGTTCCTGCCGTACCTGACCGGCGACCGCACCCCCCACCTGGACCCCCACGCCCGCGCCGGCTGGCTGGGCCTGAGCGCCGACCACGACCCCGGCCACCTCGCCTACGCCGCGTTCGAGGGCGTGGCGCTGTCCATCGCGCAGGCCGCCGAACTGCTGCGCCTGCCCCACGCGCAGCCCCTGCGGCTGGCCGGGGGCGGCACCGTGGACCCCTGGTGGCAGCAACTGCTCGCGGACGCCCTGAACCGCCCGCTGCACGTCACGAACGTGCCCGACGCCTCACTGCGCGGCGCGGCCCGCCTCGCCTGGACCGGACTGGGCGTTCCCTGGACCGCGCCCGCACCCACCGTCACGGCCGTCATCACGCCCCAGGCGCAGCGCATCCCGCCCGCCCGGCGCGCCGGGTTCCGCAGCGCATACCAGGTCCTGAAGCACAGCGGGTAG
- a CDS encoding LacI family DNA-binding transcriptional regulator, translated as MPSIQDVAQLAQVSTATASRALSRPDMVAQSTRQRVLNAAQQLGYQPNVLARSLRQGETRTIGVVVTDILNPFHATLAKGIQDAADRHGYVAFLFNSDEEPAKERRALETLRGHLPQGLILVPTSGAREHLKAMPDLPVVELDRVTGNPDATTVTTDNAGGGTAATRHLIDLGHTRIGMIVGQQDISTATQRHDAYRAALETAGLTYDPALVLPGNHREDDGYRAAMRLLSLPPDRRPTALFVGNNEMTVGAVLAARALNLHIPADLSIVGFDDSRWAQTMTPPLTVVAQPAYDLGVQACEQLLRLLHHTGARTPARVQLPTTLIIRHSTGPPGQPRTSASSRDPARPATSSHPPVTPSAGPPRA; from the coding sequence ATGCCGAGTATTCAGGATGTCGCCCAGCTCGCCCAGGTCTCCACGGCCACCGCCTCCCGCGCCCTCTCCCGACCTGACATGGTCGCCCAGTCCACCCGCCAGCGCGTCCTGAACGCCGCGCAGCAACTCGGGTACCAGCCGAACGTGCTGGCCCGCAGCCTGCGCCAGGGCGAGACCCGCACCATCGGCGTGGTCGTCACGGACATCCTCAACCCCTTCCACGCCACGCTCGCCAAGGGCATTCAGGACGCCGCCGACCGGCACGGCTACGTGGCCTTCCTGTTCAACAGCGACGAGGAACCCGCCAAGGAACGCCGCGCGCTGGAAACCCTGCGCGGCCACCTGCCCCAGGGCCTGATCCTGGTGCCCACCAGCGGAGCGCGCGAACACCTGAAAGCCATGCCGGACCTGCCGGTCGTCGAACTCGACCGCGTGACCGGCAACCCGGACGCCACCACCGTCACCACCGACAACGCAGGCGGCGGCACGGCCGCCACCCGGCACCTGATCGACCTGGGCCACACCCGCATCGGCATGATCGTCGGCCAGCAGGACATCAGCACCGCCACGCAGCGCCACGACGCCTACCGCGCCGCGCTGGAAACCGCCGGACTGACCTACGACCCGGCGCTGGTCCTGCCCGGCAACCACCGCGAGGACGACGGGTACCGCGCCGCCATGCGCCTGCTGAGCCTCCCCCCAGACCGCCGCCCCACCGCTCTGTTCGTGGGCAACAACGAGATGACCGTCGGCGCCGTCCTGGCCGCCCGCGCCCTGAACCTGCACATCCCTGCCGACCTGAGCATCGTGGGCTTCGACGATTCCCGCTGGGCACAGACCATGACCCCACCCCTGACCGTCGTGGCGCAACCCGCCTACGACCTGGGCGTGCAGGCCTGCGAGCAACTGCTGCGCCTGCTGCACCACACCGGCGCCCGCACCCCGGCCCGCGTGCAACTGCCCACCACCCTGATCATCCGTCATTCCACCGGACCTCCGGGCCAGCCCAGAACCAGTGCGTCCAGCCGTGATCCAGCCCGCCCCGCCACCTCCAGTCACCCGCCCGTTACTCCCTCTGCCGGTCCACCCCGCGCCTGA
- a CDS encoding ATP-binding cassette domain-containing protein: protein MTAPTLPVAPVPTPTPHSPAGPLVMQARGLIKRYGHVTAINGADFELRPGEIMAVIGDNGAGKSSLIKALSGAVIPDEGEILLDGKPVHFRTPSDARREGIETVYQDLAVAPAMTIAENLFLGRELYVGGPLGRLLKVIDRKRMLTEATQHMQGLQFAIKSMNQPVETLSGGQRQGVAVARAAAFARHVVIMDEPTAALGVREGNMVLDLIRQVRDKGLPVILISHNMPHVFEIADRIHVHRMGKRAALLNPKKISMADTVSVMTGALAADDLSADVLAH from the coding sequence ATGACCGCCCCCACCCTGCCTGTCGCGCCCGTCCCCACACCCACCCCGCACAGCCCTGCGGGACCGCTGGTCATGCAGGCGCGCGGCCTGATCAAACGCTACGGGCACGTGACCGCCATCAACGGCGCGGACTTCGAACTGCGGCCCGGCGAGATCATGGCCGTCATCGGCGACAACGGCGCGGGCAAGAGCAGCCTGATCAAGGCGCTGTCCGGCGCGGTCATTCCCGACGAGGGCGAGATCCTGCTGGACGGCAAACCCGTGCACTTCCGCACGCCCAGCGACGCCCGCCGCGAAGGCATCGAGACCGTGTACCAGGACCTCGCGGTGGCGCCCGCCATGACCATCGCCGAGAACCTGTTCCTGGGCCGCGAACTGTACGTCGGCGGGCCGCTGGGCCGCCTGCTGAAAGTCATCGACCGTAAGCGCATGCTGACCGAGGCCACGCAGCACATGCAGGGCCTGCAGTTCGCCATCAAGAGCATGAACCAGCCGGTCGAGACGCTCAGCGGCGGGCAGCGGCAGGGCGTTGCCGTGGCCCGCGCCGCCGCCTTCGCCCGGCACGTGGTCATCATGGACGAACCCACCGCCGCGCTCGGCGTGCGCGAGGGCAACATGGTCCTCGACCTGATCCGGCAGGTGCGGGACAAGGGCCTGCCCGTCATCCTGATCAGTCACAACATGCCGCACGTGTTCGAGATCGCCGACCGCATCCACGTGCACCGCATGGGCAAACGCGCCGCCCTGCTGAACCCGAAGAAGATCAGCATGGCCGACACCGTCTCGGTCATGACCGGCGCCCTGGCCGCCGATGACCTCAGTGCCGATGTCCTGGCCCACTGA
- a CDS encoding sugar ABC transporter substrate-binding protein encodes MRHAKLIAATAVLASAAVFTVSTVQAQSSAQPVIGLITKTETNPFFVKMKEGAQKEATRLGAKLLTAAGKADGDNAGQVAAIENMVAAGAKTILITPSDSKAIVPAIAKARAQGVMVIALDSPTEPASAVDALFATNNYQAGVLIGQWAKKAMGNKKAVIATLDLFPGHPVGIARHNGFLAGFGIKGITASTKDLVNTGVACAQDSFGDQTKGQTAMENCLQKNPDINVVYTINEPAAAGAYQALKAAGKEKSVLIVSVDGGCAGVRNVEAGVIGATSQQYPLKMASMGVAAGVNYAKTGKKVSGYTDTGVALITNKAMSGVKSQNGKFGLANCWGQ; translated from the coding sequence ATGCGCCACGCCAAACTGATCGCCGCCACCGCCGTCCTCGCCAGCGCCGCCGTGTTCACCGTCAGCACCGTGCAGGCCCAGAGCAGCGCCCAACCCGTGATCGGCCTGATCACCAAGACCGAAACCAACCCCTTCTTCGTGAAGATGAAAGAAGGCGCGCAGAAGGAAGCCACCCGCCTGGGCGCCAAACTCCTGACCGCCGCCGGGAAGGCCGACGGTGACAACGCCGGACAGGTCGCCGCGATCGAGAACATGGTCGCCGCCGGTGCCAAGACCATCCTGATCACGCCCAGCGACTCCAAGGCCATCGTGCCCGCCATCGCCAAGGCCCGCGCGCAGGGCGTCATGGTCATCGCGCTGGACAGCCCCACCGAACCCGCCAGCGCCGTGGACGCCCTGTTCGCCACCAACAACTACCAGGCGGGCGTGCTGATCGGCCAGTGGGCCAAGAAAGCCATGGGCAACAAGAAAGCCGTGATCGCCACCCTGGACCTGTTCCCCGGCCACCCGGTCGGCATCGCGCGACACAACGGGTTCCTGGCGGGCTTCGGCATCAAGGGCATCACGGCCAGCACCAAGGACCTCGTGAACACCGGCGTGGCCTGCGCGCAGGACTCCTTCGGCGACCAGACCAAGGGCCAGACCGCCATGGAAAACTGCCTGCAGAAGAACCCGGACATCAACGTGGTGTACACCATCAACGAACCCGCCGCCGCCGGAGCCTACCAGGCCCTGAAAGCCGCCGGGAAGGAAAAGAGCGTCCTGATCGTCTCGGTGGACGGCGGCTGCGCAGGGGTGCGCAACGTCGAGGCCGGCGTGATCGGCGCGACCAGCCAGCAGTACCCCCTGAAGATGGCCAGCATGGGCGTCGCGGCCGGCGTGAACTACGCCAAGACCGGCAAGAAAGTCAGCGGCTACACCGACACCGGCGTCGCCCTGATCACCAACAAGGCCATGAGCGGCGTCAAGAGCCAGAACGGCAAGTTCGGCCTCGCCAACTGCTGGGGTCAGTAA
- the odhB gene encoding 2-oxoglutarate dehydrogenase complex dihydrolipoyllysine-residue succinyltransferase, which produces MADIKVPVFSESVSEGTLLTWHKKPGDAVKRGEVLAEIETDKVVLEVTALQDGVLTSIAKQEGDTVLSEETLGVVGDAGSAPAPAAAPVEAPAAAPAETPAAAPAEAAAGADRREDLSPAVRKVVVENNLNPAQIPATGPKGNITKADALGAVGQQAPASTPAAPAYAPAASVPAGARPEQRVPMTRIRQRISERLKDVQNTAAILTTFNEVNMQPAMDLRKKYQDQFVAKHGVKLGFMSLFVRAATEALKAFPVVNASVDGKDIIYHGFYDIGIAVASDRGLVVPVLRDTEQMSLAGIEKAIGGFAQKAKAGKLTLDDMSGGTFSITNGGTFGSMMSTPIINAPQSAILGMHNIIERPIAQNGQVVIAPMMYIALSYDHRIIDGKEAVQFLVTIKNLLEDPARMLLEL; this is translated from the coding sequence ATGGCGGACATCAAAGTTCCTGTTTTTTCCGAGTCTGTCAGCGAGGGTACGCTGCTGACATGGCACAAGAAGCCCGGCGACGCGGTCAAACGCGGCGAGGTCCTGGCTGAAATCGAGACTGACAAGGTCGTGCTGGAAGTCACGGCGTTGCAGGACGGCGTGCTGACCAGCATCGCCAAGCAGGAGGGCGACACGGTCCTCAGCGAGGAGACGCTGGGCGTCGTGGGTGACGCGGGCAGCGCCCCGGCCCCCGCCGCCGCCCCTGTGGAAGCCCCGGCTGCGGCGCCCGCCGAGACTCCGGCCGCCGCACCCGCCGAGGCTGCGGCAGGCGCGGATCGCCGTGAGGACCTGTCCCCGGCGGTGCGCAAGGTGGTCGTGGAGAACAACCTGAACCCCGCGCAGATTCCCGCGACCGGCCCGAAAGGCAACATCACCAAGGCCGACGCCCTTGGCGCCGTGGGCCAGCAGGCCCCGGCCAGCACCCCGGCCGCGCCCGCGTACGCACCGGCGGCCAGCGTGCCGGCCGGCGCGCGCCCCGAGCAGCGTGTGCCCATGACCCGCATCCGCCAGCGCATCAGCGAGCGCCTGAAGGACGTGCAGAACACCGCCGCGATCCTCACGACCTTCAACGAAGTGAACATGCAGCCCGCCATGGACCTGCGCAAGAAGTACCAGGATCAGTTCGTGGCGAAGCACGGCGTGAAACTGGGCTTCATGAGCCTGTTCGTGCGCGCCGCGACCGAGGCCCTGAAGGCCTTCCCGGTCGTGAACGCCAGCGTGGACGGTAAGGACATCATCTACCACGGCTTCTACGACATCGGCATCGCGGTCGCGTCTGACCGTGGGCTGGTCGTGCCGGTCCTGCGTGACACCGAGCAGATGAGCCTCGCCGGGATCGAGAAGGCCATCGGCGGCTTCGCGCAGAAAGCCAAGGCCGGGAAACTGACCCTGGACGACATGAGCGGCGGCACGTTCAGCATCACGAACGGCGGCACCTTCGGCTCCATGATGAGCACGCCCATCATCAACGCCCCCCAGAGCGCCATCCTGGGCATGCACAACATCATCGAACGGCCCATCGCGCAGAACGGGCAGGTCGTGATCGCCCCCATGATGTACATCGCCCTGTCGTACGATCACCGCATCATCGACGGGAAGGAAGCCGTGCAGTTCCTCGTGACCATCAAGAACCTGCTGGAAGACCCGGCGCGGATGCTGCTGGAACTGTAA